The following are from one region of the Salvia hispanica cultivar TCC Black 2014 chromosome 1, UniMelb_Shisp_WGS_1.0, whole genome shotgun sequence genome:
- the LOC125208873 gene encoding putative late blight resistance protein homolog R1B-12 isoform X5 encodes MTAFGAVLSLRNTINNILCCSRFSLVGRSKQIIEGVCSELEPWEEILERLDETSPSRSRKKVNALDGRIKDAMWKFEDSLESLLVQQIPLQFESIPDIVSISLQSLQNDVDFLIHALNDMKEEYIYEVVNMPQDEPISSLIGFHGTYSKMIGLSDQFQQLKADLMRASCGWNYMGWGDHSCYTLYGTAGIGKTTLAMQIYEDPEIQNKYECHTWVTVGRVPQPISQISQGILAQLCGITQGDEEIDDCLKEKLDGKNCLIVLDDVWETRELNYLEDSLRDIQNGCIRVLLTGRHRKLINAYMHNEYSYEVRFLKEEESMDLLCEKVFGDDVCPPQLHKSATKIAKLCEGLPLLIVTVADIISKSERNRNPTYWKDVAEKKNSVFTDAYNKISKGSHWKTKRHSFSSLEFLLIEESDLVQWKPGYLSFLKLKYLSLKHCYKLKEIHRPASVYAEFGRMIIEIELEDCNPLALTWASQLQPTNDVKLRVIASSSFYEKPTTFKSERDGADYISGLERSILEVEEENDDEDMSENEDTDKEDNI; translated from the exons ATGACAGCTTTTGGTGCTGTTCTTTCTCTTAGGAATACAATTAACAATATTCTCTGTTGTTCTCGTTTTAGCCTTGTTGGCCGTTCTAAACAAATTATAGAAGGCGTGTGCAGTGAGTTGGAGCCTTGGGAAGAAATTCTGGAAAGATTGGACGAGACAAGTCCAAGCAGGAGCAGGAAGAAGGTGAATGCTTTGGATGGAAGAATCAAAGATGCAATGTGGAAATTTGAAGACTCATTGGAATCCCTTCTCGTTCAACAGATTCCTTTACAATTTGAAAGTATTCCAGATATTGTCTCCATTAGTCTGCAGAGTCTGCAAAATGATGTTGATTTCTTGATCCATGCACTCAATGATATGAAGGAGGAGTACATTTATGAAGTAGTGAATATGCCTCAAGACGAACCTATTTCCTCATTAATTGGTTTTCATGGAACATACTCGAAGATGATTGGATTATCTGACCAGTTCCAACAACTCAAAGCCGATCTTATGAGAGCATCTTGCGGCTGGAATTATATGGGTTGGGGAGACCACAGTTGCTATACACTTTATGGAACGGCAGGCATTGGGAAGACCACTCTTGCTATGCAAATTTACGAAGATCCAGAAATTCAGAACAAATATGAGTGCCACACGTGGGTCACTGTAGGCAGAGTACCTCAACCGATCAGTCAAATTTCACAAGGCATTCTTGCTCAACTTTGTGGAATTACACAAGGAGATGAAGAAATAGACGACTGcttgaaagaaaaattggatGGCAAGAATTGCCTAATTGTGTTGGACGATGTTTGGGAGACACGTGAATTGAATTACTTGGAAGATTCCTTACGAGACATCCAAAATGGATGTATTCGTGTCTTGCTTACTGGTCGACATCGAAAATTGATAAATGCTTATATGCATAATGAATATTCGTACGAGGTGCggtttttgaaagaagaagaaagtatGGATCTACTATGTGAGAAGGTGTTTGGTGATGACGTTTGTCCTCCTCAACTTCACAAATCTGCCACCAAAATTGCCAAGCTTTGTGAAGGTCTCCCTCTCTTGATAGTTACTGTTGCTGACATCATATCAAAATCCGAGCGGAATAGAAACCCAACCTACTGGAAGGATGTagcagaaaagaaaaattcagTCTTCACGGatgcatataataaaatatcaaag GGTTCGCATTGGAAAACAAAAAGGCATAGTTTTTCGAGTCTCGAGTTTCTTCTAATTGAAGAGAGTGATTTGGTGCAATGGAAACCAGGATACCTAAGCTTCCTTAAGCTTAAATATCTAAGCTTGAAACATTGCTACAAACTAAAAGAGATCCACAGGCCCGCTTCCGTGTACGCAGAATTTGGACGTATGATCATAGAGATTGAATTGGAGGACTGCAATCCTTTAGCTTTGACTTGGGCCAGCCAATTACAACCAACTAATGATGTTAAGCTTCGTGTTATTGCCTCTTCTTCGTTTTATGAGAAACCAACAACTTTCAAGAGTGAAAG gGATGGAGCGGACTATATATCTGGGCTGGAAAG ATCCATTTTGGAAGTTGAGGAGGAGAATGATGACGAAGATATGTCTGAAAATGAGGATACAGACAAAGAGGAtaatatttaa
- the LOC125208873 gene encoding putative late blight resistance protein homolog R1A-10 isoform X3, whose product MTAFGVCSELEPWEEILERLDETSPSRSRKKVNALDGRIKDAMWKFEDSLESLLVQQIPLQFESIPDIVSISLQSLQNDVDFLIHALNDMKEEYIYEVVNMPQDEPISSLIGFHGTYSKMIGLSDQFQQLKADLMRASCGWNYMGWGDHSCYTLYGTAGIGKTTLAMQIYEDPEIQNKYECHTWVTVGRVPQPISQISQGILAQLCGITQGDEEIDDCLKEKLDGKNCLIVLDDVWETRELNYLEDSLRDIQNGCIRVLLTGRHRKLINAYMHNEYSYEVRFLKEEESMDLLCEKVFGDDVCPPQLHKSATKIAKLCEGLPLLIVTVADIISKSERNRNPTYWKDVAEKKNSVFTDAYNKISKVQFPSYDYLPQRLKIPFLFMGVFPQDYNIPPSKIIIMLTIEGLWYDRECFRELAFYYSLVLRNLKTVFKSSHEISVSDFKTCWLHSSWRHVCRGEASKNKFYHVLNKLDDAEEGLKVQRGLCLENNILFGIKEFRDSVRLNCASSARSLFSYGPYNQYPIPIDVGFKLLREIDALTQRFYTFPIEILPLVQLKYLALTCNGELPATISKLFNLQVLIIHPHQNIKRCGAPSHVPIQIWDMQELEHIEISGKSLVSPSHVASLRKLSTIVGVNASISTLLELSRRIPNIKKLGIQIELTPYDDHNDLLSCFGCISTLGSLETLKFSIINPVVNHGRIFQVTPGSLRLPRNLKKLHLSGMSLPWEYMDVIGSLPSLKVLKLRSYAFQGSHWKTKRHSFSSLEFLLIEESDLVQWKPGYLSFLKLKYLSLKHCYKLKEIHRPASVYAEFGRMIIEIELEDCNPLALTWASQLQPTNDVKLRVIASSSFYEKPTTFKSERDGADYISGLERSILEVEEENDDEDMSENEDTDKEDNI is encoded by the exons ATGACAGCTTTTG GCGTGTGCAGTGAGTTGGAGCCTTGGGAAGAAATTCTGGAAAGATTGGACGAGACAAGTCCAAGCAGGAGCAGGAAGAAGGTGAATGCTTTGGATGGAAGAATCAAAGATGCAATGTGGAAATTTGAAGACTCATTGGAATCCCTTCTCGTTCAACAGATTCCTTTACAATTTGAAAGTATTCCAGATATTGTCTCCATTAGTCTGCAGAGTCTGCAAAATGATGTTGATTTCTTGATCCATGCACTCAATGATATGAAGGAGGAGTACATTTATGAAGTAGTGAATATGCCTCAAGACGAACCTATTTCCTCATTAATTGGTTTTCATGGAACATACTCGAAGATGATTGGATTATCTGACCAGTTCCAACAACTCAAAGCCGATCTTATGAGAGCATCTTGCGGCTGGAATTATATGGGTTGGGGAGACCACAGTTGCTATACACTTTATGGAACGGCAGGCATTGGGAAGACCACTCTTGCTATGCAAATTTACGAAGATCCAGAAATTCAGAACAAATATGAGTGCCACACGTGGGTCACTGTAGGCAGAGTACCTCAACCGATCAGTCAAATTTCACAAGGCATTCTTGCTCAACTTTGTGGAATTACACAAGGAGATGAAGAAATAGACGACTGcttgaaagaaaaattggatGGCAAGAATTGCCTAATTGTGTTGGACGATGTTTGGGAGACACGTGAATTGAATTACTTGGAAGATTCCTTACGAGACATCCAAAATGGATGTATTCGTGTCTTGCTTACTGGTCGACATCGAAAATTGATAAATGCTTATATGCATAATGAATATTCGTACGAGGTGCggtttttgaaagaagaagaaagtatGGATCTACTATGTGAGAAGGTGTTTGGTGATGACGTTTGTCCTCCTCAACTTCACAAATCTGCCACCAAAATTGCCAAGCTTTGTGAAGGTCTCCCTCTCTTGATAGTTACTGTTGCTGACATCATATCAAAATCCGAGCGGAATAGAAACCCAACCTACTGGAAGGATGTagcagaaaagaaaaattcagTCTTCACGGatgcatataataaaatatcaaaggTACAATTCCCAAGTTACGACTATTTACCTCAACGTCTTAAAATTCCTTTTCTGTTTATGGGAGTTTTCCCTCAAGATTACAATATCCCACCTTCGAAGATTATCATTATGCTCACCATTGAGGGGTTGTGGTATGATCGGGAATGTTTCAGAGAACTGGCTTTCTACTACAGTCTTGTTTTACGCAACTTGAAGACTGTCTTTAAATCTTCGCATGAGATTTCTGTTAGCGATTTTAAAACATGTTGGCTTCATTCTTCATGGAGGCATGTGTGTAGAGGAGAAGCTAGTAAGAACAAGTTTTATCACGTCTTAAATAAGTTGGATGATGCTGAAGAAGGTCTAAAAGTTCAGCGTGGCTTGTGTCttgaaaataacattttatttggTATCAAAGAGTTTCGCGATTCAGTGAGATTGAACTGTGCATCCTCTGCACGTTCTCTCTTTTCCTATGGTCCTTACAATCAATATCCAATCCCTATAGATGTCGGTTTCAAGTTGCTAAGGGAAATAGATGCTCTTACACAACGTTTCTATACTTTCCCAATAGAAATTCTGCCACTAGTTCAACTAAAGTACCTTGCTTTAACTTGCAACGGGGAACTCCCTGCAACTATATCCAAACTTTTCAATCTTCAAGTCTTGATTATccatccacatcaaaatataaaacgTTGTGGAGCTCCATCACATGTACCGATACAAATATGGGACATGCAAGAGTTAGAACATATTGAGATATCGGGAAAGAGCCTTGTATCTCCATCTCATGTTGCTTCTTTGAGAAAGCTGTCAACAATTGTGGGTGTGAATGCTAGCATTAGTACTCTCTTGGAACTCTCGAGAAGAATTCCTAACATAAAGAAATTAGGAATACAGATTGAGCTTACACCTTACGATGACCATAACGATCTTTTGAGTTGCTTTGGTTGCATTTCAACACTTGGAAGTTTGGAGACACTCAAATTTAGTATCATTAATCCTGTGGTCAACCATGGTCGTATTTTCCAGGTGACTCCCGGGTCACTAAGGTTGCCACGTAATTTGAAAAAGTTGCATTTGAGTGGCATGAGTTTGCCCTGGGAATACATGGATGTCATTGGCTCATTGCCGAGTCTTAAAGTGCTCAAATTGAGATCATATGCCTTTCAGGGTTCGCATTGGAAAACAAAAAGGCATAGTTTTTCGAGTCTCGAGTTTCTTCTAATTGAAGAGAGTGATTTGGTGCAATGGAAACCAGGATACCTAAGCTTCCTTAAGCTTAAATATCTAAGCTTGAAACATTGCTACAAACTAAAAGAGATCCACAGGCCCGCTTCCGTGTACGCAGAATTTGGACGTATGATCATAGAGATTGAATTGGAGGACTGCAATCCTTTAGCTTTGACTTGGGCCAGCCAATTACAACCAACTAATGATGTTAAGCTTCGTGTTATTGCCTCTTCTTCGTTTTATGAGAAACCAACAACTTTCAAGAGTGAAAG gGATGGAGCGGACTATATATCTGGGCTGGAAAG ATCCATTTTGGAAGTTGAGGAGGAGAATGATGACGAAGATATGTCTGAAAATGAGGATACAGACAAAGAGGAtaatatttaa
- the LOC125208873 gene encoding putative late blight resistance protein homolog R1A-10 isoform X4, translating into MWKFEDSLESLLVQQIPLQFESIPDIVSISLQSLQNDVDFLIHALNDMKEEYIYEVVNMPQDEPISSLIGFHGTYSKMIGLSDQFQQLKADLMRASCGWNYMGWGDHSCYTLYGTAGIGKTTLAMQIYEDPEIQNKYECHTWVTVGRVPQPISQISQGILAQLCGITQGDEEIDDCLKEKLDGKNCLIVLDDVWETRELNYLEDSLRDIQNGCIRVLLTGRHRKLINAYMHNEYSYEVRFLKEEESMDLLCEKVFGDDVCPPQLHKSATKIAKLCEGLPLLIVTVADIISKSERNRNPTYWKDVAEKKNSVFTDAYNKISKVQFPSYDYLPQRLKIPFLFMGVFPQDYNIPPSKIIIMLTIEGLWYDRECFRELAFYYSLVLRNLKTVFKSSHEISVSDFKTCWLHSSWRHVCRGEASKNKFYHVLNKLDDAEEGLKVQRGLCLENNILFGIKEFRDSVRLNCASSARSLFSYGPYNQYPIPIDVGFKLLREIDALTQRFYTFPIEILPLVQLKYLALTCNGELPATISKLFNLQVLIIHPHQNIKRCGAPSHVPIQIWDMQELEHIEISGKSLVSPSHVASLRKLSTIVGVNASISTLLELSRRIPNIKKLGIQIELTPYDDHNDLLSCFGCISTLGSLETLKFSIINPVVNHGRIFQVTPGSLRLPRNLKKLHLSGMSLPWEYMDVIGSLPSLKVLKLRSYAFQGSHWKTKRHSFSSLEFLLIEESDLVQWKPGYLSFLKLKYLSLKHCYKLKEIHRPASVYAEFGRMIIEIELEDCNPLALTWASQLQPTNDVKLRVIASSSFYEKPTTFKSERDGADYISGLERSILEVEEENDDEDMSENEDTDKEDNI; encoded by the exons ATGTGGAAATTTGAAGACTCATTGGAATCCCTTCTCGTTCAACAGATTCCTTTACAATTTGAAAGTATTCCAGATATTGTCTCCATTAGTCTGCAGAGTCTGCAAAATGATGTTGATTTCTTGATCCATGCACTCAATGATATGAAGGAGGAGTACATTTATGAAGTAGTGAATATGCCTCAAGACGAACCTATTTCCTCATTAATTGGTTTTCATGGAACATACTCGAAGATGATTGGATTATCTGACCAGTTCCAACAACTCAAAGCCGATCTTATGAGAGCATCTTGCGGCTGGAATTATATGGGTTGGGGAGACCACAGTTGCTATACACTTTATGGAACGGCAGGCATTGGGAAGACCACTCTTGCTATGCAAATTTACGAAGATCCAGAAATTCAGAACAAATATGAGTGCCACACGTGGGTCACTGTAGGCAGAGTACCTCAACCGATCAGTCAAATTTCACAAGGCATTCTTGCTCAACTTTGTGGAATTACACAAGGAGATGAAGAAATAGACGACTGcttgaaagaaaaattggatGGCAAGAATTGCCTAATTGTGTTGGACGATGTTTGGGAGACACGTGAATTGAATTACTTGGAAGATTCCTTACGAGACATCCAAAATGGATGTATTCGTGTCTTGCTTACTGGTCGACATCGAAAATTGATAAATGCTTATATGCATAATGAATATTCGTACGAGGTGCggtttttgaaagaagaagaaagtatGGATCTACTATGTGAGAAGGTGTTTGGTGATGACGTTTGTCCTCCTCAACTTCACAAATCTGCCACCAAAATTGCCAAGCTTTGTGAAGGTCTCCCTCTCTTGATAGTTACTGTTGCTGACATCATATCAAAATCCGAGCGGAATAGAAACCCAACCTACTGGAAGGATGTagcagaaaagaaaaattcagTCTTCACGGatgcatataataaaatatcaaaggTACAATTCCCAAGTTACGACTATTTACCTCAACGTCTTAAAATTCCTTTTCTGTTTATGGGAGTTTTCCCTCAAGATTACAATATCCCACCTTCGAAGATTATCATTATGCTCACCATTGAGGGGTTGTGGTATGATCGGGAATGTTTCAGAGAACTGGCTTTCTACTACAGTCTTGTTTTACGCAACTTGAAGACTGTCTTTAAATCTTCGCATGAGATTTCTGTTAGCGATTTTAAAACATGTTGGCTTCATTCTTCATGGAGGCATGTGTGTAGAGGAGAAGCTAGTAAGAACAAGTTTTATCACGTCTTAAATAAGTTGGATGATGCTGAAGAAGGTCTAAAAGTTCAGCGTGGCTTGTGTCttgaaaataacattttatttggTATCAAAGAGTTTCGCGATTCAGTGAGATTGAACTGTGCATCCTCTGCACGTTCTCTCTTTTCCTATGGTCCTTACAATCAATATCCAATCCCTATAGATGTCGGTTTCAAGTTGCTAAGGGAAATAGATGCTCTTACACAACGTTTCTATACTTTCCCAATAGAAATTCTGCCACTAGTTCAACTAAAGTACCTTGCTTTAACTTGCAACGGGGAACTCCCTGCAACTATATCCAAACTTTTCAATCTTCAAGTCTTGATTATccatccacatcaaaatataaaacgTTGTGGAGCTCCATCACATGTACCGATACAAATATGGGACATGCAAGAGTTAGAACATATTGAGATATCGGGAAAGAGCCTTGTATCTCCATCTCATGTTGCTTCTTTGAGAAAGCTGTCAACAATTGTGGGTGTGAATGCTAGCATTAGTACTCTCTTGGAACTCTCGAGAAGAATTCCTAACATAAAGAAATTAGGAATACAGATTGAGCTTACACCTTACGATGACCATAACGATCTTTTGAGTTGCTTTGGTTGCATTTCAACACTTGGAAGTTTGGAGACACTCAAATTTAGTATCATTAATCCTGTGGTCAACCATGGTCGTATTTTCCAGGTGACTCCCGGGTCACTAAGGTTGCCACGTAATTTGAAAAAGTTGCATTTGAGTGGCATGAGTTTGCCCTGGGAATACATGGATGTCATTGGCTCATTGCCGAGTCTTAAAGTGCTCAAATTGAGATCATATGCCTTTCAGGGTTCGCATTGGAAAACAAAAAGGCATAGTTTTTCGAGTCTCGAGTTTCTTCTAATTGAAGAGAGTGATTTGGTGCAATGGAAACCAGGATACCTAAGCTTCCTTAAGCTTAAATATCTAAGCTTGAAACATTGCTACAAACTAAAAGAGATCCACAGGCCCGCTTCCGTGTACGCAGAATTTGGACGTATGATCATAGAGATTGAATTGGAGGACTGCAATCCTTTAGCTTTGACTTGGGCCAGCCAATTACAACCAACTAATGATGTTAAGCTTCGTGTTATTGCCTCTTCTTCGTTTTATGAGAAACCAACAACTTTCAAGAGTGAAAG gGATGGAGCGGACTATATATCTGGGCTGGAAAG ATCCATTTTGGAAGTTGAGGAGGAGAATGATGACGAAGATATGTCTGAAAATGAGGATACAGACAAAGAGGAtaatatttaa
- the LOC125208873 gene encoding putative late blight resistance protein homolog R1A-10 isoform X1 → MTAFGAVLSLRNTINNILCCSRFSLVGRSKQIIEGVCSELEPWEEILERLDETSPSRSRKKVNALDGRIKDAMWKFEDSLESLLVQQIPLQFESIPDIVSISLQSLQNDVDFLIHALNDMKEEYIYEVVNMPQDEPISSLIGFHGTYSKMIGLSDQFQQLKADLMRASCGWNYMGWGDHSCYTLYGTAGIGKTTLAMQIYEDPEIQNKYECHTWVTVGRVPQPISQISQGILAQLCGITQGDEEIDDCLKEKLDGKNCLIVLDDVWETRELNYLEDSLRDIQNGCIRVLLTGRHRKLINAYMHNEYSYEVRFLKEEESMDLLCEKVFGDDVCPPQLHKSATKIAKLCEGLPLLIVTVADIISKSERNRNPTYWKDVAEKKNSVFTDAYNKISKVQFPSYDYLPQRLKIPFLFMGVFPQDYNIPPSKIIIMLTIEGLWYDRECFRELAFYYSLVLRNLKTVFKSSHEISVSDFKTCWLHSSWRHVCRGEASKNKFYHVLNKLDDAEEGLKVQRGLCLENNILFGIKEFRDSVRLNCASSARSLFSYGPYNQYPIPIDVGFKLLREIDALTQRFYTFPIEILPLVQLKYLALTCNGELPATISKLFNLQVLIIHPHQNIKRCGAPSHVPIQIWDMQELEHIEISGKSLVSPSHVASLRKLSTIVGVNASISTLLELSRRIPNIKKLGIQIELTPYDDHNDLLSCFGCISTLGSLETLKFSIINPVVNHGRIFQVTPGSLRLPRNLKKLHLSGMSLPWEYMDVIGSLPSLKVLKLRSYAFQGSHWKTKRHSFSSLEFLLIEESDLVQWKPGYLSFLKLKYLSLKHCYKLKEIHRPASVYAEFGRMIIEIELEDCNPLALTWASQLQPTNDVKLRVIASSSFYEKPTTFKSERDGADYISGLERSILEVEEENDDEDMSENEDTDKEDNI, encoded by the exons ATGACAGCTTTTGGTGCTGTTCTTTCTCTTAGGAATACAATTAACAATATTCTCTGTTGTTCTCGTTTTAGCCTTGTTGGCCGTTCTAAACAAATTATAGAAGGCGTGTGCAGTGAGTTGGAGCCTTGGGAAGAAATTCTGGAAAGATTGGACGAGACAAGTCCAAGCAGGAGCAGGAAGAAGGTGAATGCTTTGGATGGAAGAATCAAAGATGCAATGTGGAAATTTGAAGACTCATTGGAATCCCTTCTCGTTCAACAGATTCCTTTACAATTTGAAAGTATTCCAGATATTGTCTCCATTAGTCTGCAGAGTCTGCAAAATGATGTTGATTTCTTGATCCATGCACTCAATGATATGAAGGAGGAGTACATTTATGAAGTAGTGAATATGCCTCAAGACGAACCTATTTCCTCATTAATTGGTTTTCATGGAACATACTCGAAGATGATTGGATTATCTGACCAGTTCCAACAACTCAAAGCCGATCTTATGAGAGCATCTTGCGGCTGGAATTATATGGGTTGGGGAGACCACAGTTGCTATACACTTTATGGAACGGCAGGCATTGGGAAGACCACTCTTGCTATGCAAATTTACGAAGATCCAGAAATTCAGAACAAATATGAGTGCCACACGTGGGTCACTGTAGGCAGAGTACCTCAACCGATCAGTCAAATTTCACAAGGCATTCTTGCTCAACTTTGTGGAATTACACAAGGAGATGAAGAAATAGACGACTGcttgaaagaaaaattggatGGCAAGAATTGCCTAATTGTGTTGGACGATGTTTGGGAGACACGTGAATTGAATTACTTGGAAGATTCCTTACGAGACATCCAAAATGGATGTATTCGTGTCTTGCTTACTGGTCGACATCGAAAATTGATAAATGCTTATATGCATAATGAATATTCGTACGAGGTGCggtttttgaaagaagaagaaagtatGGATCTACTATGTGAGAAGGTGTTTGGTGATGACGTTTGTCCTCCTCAACTTCACAAATCTGCCACCAAAATTGCCAAGCTTTGTGAAGGTCTCCCTCTCTTGATAGTTACTGTTGCTGACATCATATCAAAATCCGAGCGGAATAGAAACCCAACCTACTGGAAGGATGTagcagaaaagaaaaattcagTCTTCACGGatgcatataataaaatatcaaaggTACAATTCCCAAGTTACGACTATTTACCTCAACGTCTTAAAATTCCTTTTCTGTTTATGGGAGTTTTCCCTCAAGATTACAATATCCCACCTTCGAAGATTATCATTATGCTCACCATTGAGGGGTTGTGGTATGATCGGGAATGTTTCAGAGAACTGGCTTTCTACTACAGTCTTGTTTTACGCAACTTGAAGACTGTCTTTAAATCTTCGCATGAGATTTCTGTTAGCGATTTTAAAACATGTTGGCTTCATTCTTCATGGAGGCATGTGTGTAGAGGAGAAGCTAGTAAGAACAAGTTTTATCACGTCTTAAATAAGTTGGATGATGCTGAAGAAGGTCTAAAAGTTCAGCGTGGCTTGTGTCttgaaaataacattttatttggTATCAAAGAGTTTCGCGATTCAGTGAGATTGAACTGTGCATCCTCTGCACGTTCTCTCTTTTCCTATGGTCCTTACAATCAATATCCAATCCCTATAGATGTCGGTTTCAAGTTGCTAAGGGAAATAGATGCTCTTACACAACGTTTCTATACTTTCCCAATAGAAATTCTGCCACTAGTTCAACTAAAGTACCTTGCTTTAACTTGCAACGGGGAACTCCCTGCAACTATATCCAAACTTTTCAATCTTCAAGTCTTGATTATccatccacatcaaaatataaaacgTTGTGGAGCTCCATCACATGTACCGATACAAATATGGGACATGCAAGAGTTAGAACATATTGAGATATCGGGAAAGAGCCTTGTATCTCCATCTCATGTTGCTTCTTTGAGAAAGCTGTCAACAATTGTGGGTGTGAATGCTAGCATTAGTACTCTCTTGGAACTCTCGAGAAGAATTCCTAACATAAAGAAATTAGGAATACAGATTGAGCTTACACCTTACGATGACCATAACGATCTTTTGAGTTGCTTTGGTTGCATTTCAACACTTGGAAGTTTGGAGACACTCAAATTTAGTATCATTAATCCTGTGGTCAACCATGGTCGTATTTTCCAGGTGACTCCCGGGTCACTAAGGTTGCCACGTAATTTGAAAAAGTTGCATTTGAGTGGCATGAGTTTGCCCTGGGAATACATGGATGTCATTGGCTCATTGCCGAGTCTTAAAGTGCTCAAATTGAGATCATATGCCTTTCAGGGTTCGCATTGGAAAACAAAAAGGCATAGTTTTTCGAGTCTCGAGTTTCTTCTAATTGAAGAGAGTGATTTGGTGCAATGGAAACCAGGATACCTAAGCTTCCTTAAGCTTAAATATCTAAGCTTGAAACATTGCTACAAACTAAAAGAGATCCACAGGCCCGCTTCCGTGTACGCAGAATTTGGACGTATGATCATAGAGATTGAATTGGAGGACTGCAATCCTTTAGCTTTGACTTGGGCCAGCCAATTACAACCAACTAATGATGTTAAGCTTCGTGTTATTGCCTCTTCTTCGTTTTATGAGAAACCAACAACTTTCAAGAGTGAAAG gGATGGAGCGGACTATATATCTGGGCTGGAAAG ATCCATTTTGGAAGTTGAGGAGGAGAATGATGACGAAGATATGTCTGAAAATGAGGATACAGACAAAGAGGAtaatatttaa